The region ATTTCGGCATCGAGGCCGAACTCGCGGCCTTTTTCAACGTAGGAAGCAATGTCGTCCGTGTAAAAGCACTCTGCAGGGTCGCAATGAATGGCCTCGAGAGCCGCTTCATAGATCCTGGCTTCGGGTTTGATGGCACCCACTTCGCAGGAAAGGACTCGCTCGTCGAACTCATTGAGGACATCAAAGTGTTTTTCGACGTAACGGACGTGCGAAACGCTGGTGTTCGAGAGGAGAACCAACCGCAGGCCATTGGCTTTGAGGCGCGCGAGGATCGGCAGCATGCTGGTGTTCTCGATAAAGATATCAGCCGTCGCGCGATCGAGTGCAGCCAATGAAATATTGCGGCCCGAAAGTTCACTCAATGCGTCTCGCATTTGTTCGCAGGTGAGGAGGCCGCGCTCGTAATTCCACTGCAATCCCGAATCCATGAGTTGTCGGCGGCATTCGTCCCGATTCCAGCCGCAGAGGGCACCGATCTGCCGGCACATCCGTTCGTGCGAGAAGAAGACGAGTACGTTCCCCATGTCGAACAGGCAGGTTCTGATCAAAAGAGGTTCCTTCCTCTGAAGTGTGTCTGGTGTGGCTACTCTACGCGTTTGAGGCAGTATCGGGAAAACGTGGAGTCATGAACAGGTCAGGACTGGCGATTTAGAGTGTTGCCAACATGCTGCGGAGAATCGCGAGCTAAACCAGGCCATCGACCGGTGCACTGGAGCCCCAGGGGAGAGTTTGTTCGGTTGTTGGTTGAGGCTTCCAGGAATTTTTGAGCAGCAGGAAAGGTCTTTCAATCAGCCAATGGCAGGCAACGGCTGCCAGCGCGAGACATGCCAGATTAACGGGAAAATGGAGCCAGCTTTGATTTGTCTCTGCGCGAAGAAACAGGCGATGCCACAGATAAAGGCTGTAACTTAAAATACCAATCGTCACAAGAAAACGGCTTTGCAGCACTCGAATCCACAGGCTGGGAATTTCCTGCGATGGATCCATCAAATGCCCACGGGACAGGGATGATGACCGCTGAAGAGCGAGGAGAATCAGGGCGGCCCAGGCAAAGGCTGTCAGGCTGTAACCAATGGTCAGCCCGAGTTTGTTGGACAGATTCAAACCGAGTGAGAGGATCAGCAGGGTGATCGTCGCAGGCAGGGCCCATGGGGATCCGGCAAAGTTCATGAGCCGGGTGCGTGTTGCCTCATGCCGCAGGCCAAGTGCCAGCCAGCAGCCGGCGGCAATCGTATCCCAGCGGAAAATCGTCCAGACTTCCAGAATGGATGCCTCTCGCGGTTGGATGGCCAGGACCACTCCTCGTAGCAGAAGTGTTCCTGCGATCAAAGCCACCAGCAGCTTTCGAAGTTGCGATTCGGAGAGGAGCACGACCATGAGTGGCCAGAGGAGATAAAAATGTTCTTCAATCGAAAGCGACCACAAATGCCCGGCATCCCAACTGCTTTCGGGGATGAAATTGACTGTGTAGGTGGCCGCTGATAGCCAGTCGATATGTCGCATTTCCACATCGCTGTGACCATCGAGTAGCCAGAGAGCCGTTAACAGCGCGAGGAAAGCGGGAACAATGCGGAGTGCACGCCGCCAGTAGAATGCCCCCAGAGAAATCTGGCGGTTGCGATCTTTTTCCGCCAGCAGCAGCGTGGTAATGAGGTAACCACTGACGACAAAAAAGAGATCAACAGAGGCCGATCCCACGATATGTCCCCAGCGAAGATGAAATTCACTGGGGAAGCCAGGTGTCAATTGGGCTTTGGAGAAGAGCACACCCAGTATCGCCACGCCGCGCAATCCATCGAGTGCGGGAAGTCGTGCAGCGGATATTTCTAATGGTGTGGGCATGCTCCTTGTGAATGCAATCTCCATACCAAAGTGCAATTTGACGATTTTCTGGCATGAAGCTGAAGATCGGTCTCAAATGAGGATCGAAGGCGTGATGACAAAATTGCGAATCGACAGCACCAAGTTTTCTCAAAGCTCGATATGATCTCTGCGGCGGTGAAGTCTCCAGTCTTTACCCGGCATAACAGTCCAGTTGAAATCCGTTGAATTCGGGGAGAGTGACTGGCGTGTTGTGTTT is a window of Planctopirus limnophila DSM 3776 DNA encoding:
- a CDS encoding HAD family hydrolase, coding for MIRTCLFDMGNVLVFFSHERMCRQIGALCGWNRDECRRQLMDSGLQWNYERGLLTCEQMRDALSELSGRNISLAALDRATADIFIENTSMLPILARLKANGLRLVLLSNTSVSHVRYVEKHFDVLNEFDERVLSCEVGAIKPEARIYEAALEAIHCDPAECFYTDDIASYVEKGREFGLDAEIFTQTAVLKEHLHDRQITGF
- a CDS encoding acyltransferase family protein, with translation MPTPLEISAARLPALDGLRGVAILGVLFSKAQLTPGFPSEFHLRWGHIVGSASVDLFFVVSGYLITTLLLAEKDRNRQISLGAFYWRRALRIVPAFLALLTALWLLDGHSDVEMRHIDWLSAATYTVNFIPESSWDAGHLWSLSIEEHFYLLWPLMVVLLSESQLRKLLVALIAGTLLLRGVVLAIQPREASILEVWTIFRWDTIAAGCWLALGLRHEATRTRLMNFAGSPWALPATITLLILSLGLNLSNKLGLTIGYSLTAFAWAALILLALQRSSSLSRGHLMDPSQEIPSLWIRVLQSRFLVTIGILSYSLYLWHRLFLRAETNQSWLHFPVNLACLALAAVACHWLIERPFLLLKNSWKPQPTTEQTLPWGSSAPVDGLV